The Bacillus marinisedimentorum genomic interval AAGACAGACAACAGCAAAATTAGGAGGGGGACGCAGCATGCACCAGTTATTCATTGATTTTGAATTCACGATGCCGGAAGCCGGTACGAAGGGAAAACGCTGGAGTCCAGAAATCATTGAAGCGGGATTTGTTTCGGTCAAAGACGGAAAAATAGAAGATACCTTTTCATCATTTGTCAGGCCGGAGGAAAACCGGATTCTGACCGGGCGGTGCAAAGAGTTCCTCGGCATCAGCCAGGAACAGATTGACACGGGGATTTCATTCAAAAAACTGTCAGCCATCTATACCTATTACATAGCCAAAGACCGTACAACGGTCGTGACATGGGGAAACATGGACGTGCCGATCATGCGCCGCAACTTCCAGGCCGCCGGCACCCCGTTCATCCGGCCGCACCGGGAACTGGATTTGGCCGAAGCGTACCGCAAATTCTACGGCGAACGGAACAACACGGCACTCCGCAAAGCGATCGTGGAATATGGAAAAGCAGGCCGCGGCAAAAACCACCGGGCG includes:
- the kapD gene encoding 3'-5' exonuclease KapD — its product is MHQLFIDFEFTMPEAGTKGKRWSPEIIEAGFVSVKDGKIEDTFSSFVRPEENRILTGRCKEFLGISQEQIDTGISFKKLSAIYTYYIAKDRTTVVTWGNMDVPIMRRNFQAAGTPFIRPHRELDLAEAYRKFYGERNNTALRKAIVEYGKAGRGKNHRALDDALTTFEVFRHYEKDRSYLRQKDTATLGDKLDYGKMMQELGFA